From the genome of Pseudomonas sp. AB6, one region includes:
- a CDS encoding methyl-accepting chemotaxis protein: MTLGLRALVGGISEGVTKIANAAEQLSTVTKKTNAGVDSQKLETDQVATAMHEMTATVQEVARNAEEASEAAVAADQQAREGDRVVNEAIAQIELLAGEVGNSTEAMGELKRESDKIGSVLDVIKAVAQQTNLLALNAAIEAARAGEAGRGFAVVADEVRSLAQRTQKSTEEIEELIISLQTGTRQVATIMDKSRELTVSSVELTRRAGSSLGNITRTVSAIQSMNLQIAAAAEQQSATAEEINRSVLNVRDVSDQTSAASKETAASSVELARLGNQLQSLVGKFKV, translated from the coding sequence ATGACGCTGGGTCTAAGGGCATTAGTAGGTGGCATCAGCGAGGGCGTGACCAAGATCGCCAACGCTGCCGAGCAGCTGTCGACCGTGACCAAAAAAACCAACGCGGGTGTCGATAGTCAAAAGCTTGAAACCGATCAAGTGGCCACCGCGATGCACGAAATGACCGCCACGGTTCAAGAAGTCGCGCGTAACGCTGAAGAAGCGTCCGAAGCCGCTGTAGCCGCTGATCAACAAGCCCGCGAAGGTGACCGAGTGGTCAACGAAGCCATCGCCCAGATCGAACTTTTGGCTGGCGAAGTCGGCAACTCAACCGAGGCGATGGGCGAACTCAAACGCGAAAGTGACAAGATCGGCAGCGTACTCGACGTAATCAAAGCCGTTGCGCAGCAAACCAATCTGCTAGCGCTCAACGCTGCCATTGAGGCCGCACGCGCGGGCGAAGCGGGACGAGGCTTCGCAGTGGTGGCCGATGAAGTACGCAGTCTCGCCCAGCGCACGCAGAAGTCCACCGAAGAAATCGAGGAACTGATCATCAGCTTGCAGACCGGTACTCGGCAAGTAGCAACAATTATGGACAAGAGCCGCGAACTAACCGTCAGTAGCGTGGAGTTGACCCGTCGCGCCGGCAGCTCGCTGGGAAACATCACGCGCACGGTTTCGGCGATCCAGTCCATGAACCTGCAAATTGCCGCAGCCGCCGAACAGCAGAGCGCCACGGCCGAAGAAATTAACCGCAGCGTGCTCAACGTGCGCGACGTGTCTGATCAAACGTCCGCCGCCAGTAAGGAAACCGCAGCCTCCAGCGTCGAACTGGCACGCTTGGGTAATCAGCTGCAATCACTGGTCGGTAAGTTCAAGGTCTAG
- a CDS encoding 16S rRNA (uracil(1498)-N(3))-methyltransferase, which translates to MNVLLLEDADFISADRVVLRDRRLKHMQEVHRAVVGDTLRVGRIGGLLGSAEVLRLENHEAELQISLDRTPPAKLSLTLLLALPRPKMLRRVFQTVATMGVPRVILLNSYRVEKSFWQTPFLKPEAIREQLILGLEQARDSVLPEIIIEKRFKPFVEDRLPQWVEGTLGLVGHPGDYPACPRGITQPVTLAIGPEGGWIPYEVDLLGKAGLQPVQLGERILRVETAVTALLARLF; encoded by the coding sequence GTGAACGTGCTGTTACTCGAAGACGCCGACTTTATTTCGGCTGATCGGGTCGTGTTGCGCGACCGTCGGCTCAAGCACATGCAAGAGGTGCATCGCGCAGTGGTGGGTGACACGCTGCGCGTAGGGCGAATCGGCGGTTTGTTAGGGTCAGCTGAAGTGCTGCGACTGGAAAATCACGAAGCGGAGCTGCAAATCAGCCTTGATCGCACGCCACCAGCCAAATTGTCACTGACCCTGCTGCTGGCCCTGCCAAGACCGAAAATGCTGCGCCGCGTGTTCCAGACCGTCGCCACGATGGGCGTGCCACGGGTGATTTTGCTCAACAGCTATCGGGTAGAAAAAAGCTTTTGGCAAACCCCCTTCCTCAAACCCGAAGCCATCCGTGAACAACTGATCCTCGGTTTGGAGCAAGCCCGCGACAGCGTGCTGCCCGAGATCATCATCGAAAAACGCTTCAAACCGTTTGTTGAAGACCGTTTACCGCAATGGGTTGAAGGAACGCTGGGACTGGTCGGTCACCCCGGCGACTACCCAGCATGCCCACGCGGCATCACTCAACCGGTGACGCTTGCCATTGGCCCAGAGGGTGGTTGGATCCCTTACGAAGTTGATCTACTAGGCAAAGCAGGACTTCAACCCGTGCAACTAGGCGAACGTATCTTGCGCGTCGAGACCGCTGTTACCGCGCTCCTCGCCCGCCTGTTTTAA
- the tatC gene encoding twin-arginine translocase subunit TatC produces MSAEIPENDQQMPLISHLTELRTRLLRCVLAIFLIFGGLFTFTQKIYTLVSAPLRVYLPEGATMIATDVASPFLTPFKLTMMCSLFLAMPVILHQIWGFIAPGLYKHEKRVAVPLLVSSIILFYSGMAFAYFLVFPLIFHFFASVTPEGVSMMTDIASYLDFVMTLFLAFGVAFEIPVAVVLLVWIGIVDVKYLKKMRPYVVIGCFVVGMILTPPDIFSQTLLAVPMWLLFEIGLLCSGLIVKRGDHPDDQPDEDKQDQPPAPQP; encoded by the coding sequence ATGAGCGCAGAAATCCCGGAAAACGATCAGCAGATGCCGCTGATCTCACATCTCACTGAATTGCGGACGCGCCTGCTGCGTTGCGTCTTGGCGATTTTCTTGATCTTCGGCGGGTTGTTCACCTTCACCCAGAAGATCTACACGTTAGTTTCCGCACCGCTGCGGGTTTACTTGCCTGAAGGGGCGACGATGATTGCCACCGATGTGGCCTCGCCGTTCCTGACCCCATTCAAGCTGACCATGATGTGCTCGCTGTTCTTGGCGATGCCGGTGATCCTGCACCAGATCTGGGGCTTCATTGCGCCAGGACTGTACAAACATGAAAAGCGCGTCGCCGTGCCATTGCTGGTGTCGAGCATCATCCTGTTCTATTCAGGCATGGCGTTCGCGTACTTCCTGGTATTCCCGCTGATTTTCCACTTCTTCGCCAGCGTGACGCCAGAAGGCGTCTCGATGATGACCGACATTGCCAGTTATCTAGACTTTGTCATGACGCTGTTCCTCGCGTTCGGCGTTGCGTTCGAGATTCCAGTGGCCGTAGTGCTGCTGGTGTGGATCGGTATTGTCGACGTCAAATACCTGAAAAAAATGCGTCCATACGTGGTCATTGGCTGCTTTGTCGTCGGCATGATTTTGACCCCGCCGGACATCTTCTCGCAGACCTTGCTTGCCGTGCCGATGTGGCTGCTGTTCGAAATAGGCCTGCTGTGCAGCGGTTTGATCGTCAAACGCGGCGATCACCCAGATGACCAGCCCGACGAAGACAAGCAAGACCAGCCGCCAGCACCCCAGCCGTGA
- the tatB gene encoding Sec-independent protein translocase protein TatB, with product MFGISFSELLLVGLVALLVLGPERLPGAARTAGLWVGRLKRSFNAIKQEVEREIGADEIRRQLHNEHIMSLEEEAKKIFAPLQSPQQIQAEPVATISPTVEAHTIAPPTASLAAAPLTAAPLGTPDAAKIVPEHDTPVTTATPTPAVHVSPVPSEPSANDPTLPPRAP from the coding sequence ATGTTTGGTATCAGCTTCTCTGAACTGCTGCTTGTCGGTCTCGTCGCCTTGTTGGTTCTAGGGCCAGAGCGCCTGCCCGGTGCGGCGCGTACGGCGGGCCTGTGGGTGGGGCGGCTGAAACGCAGCTTCAACGCGATCAAGCAGGAAGTTGAGCGCGAAATCGGGGCCGATGAGATTCGTCGCCAGCTACACAACGAGCACATTATGTCGTTGGAAGAAGAGGCTAAGAAAATATTCGCGCCGCTGCAATCTCCGCAGCAAATACAGGCCGAACCGGTCGCGACGATCAGTCCAACGGTTGAGGCGCACACTATTGCCCCGCCGACCGCCTCGTTAGCAGCCGCACCCTTGACTGCCGCACCGTTAGGCACGCCCGATGCCGCCAAAATCGTTCCTGAGCATGACACGCCAGTGACGACAGCGACGCCAACCCCGGCTGTACACGTGAGCCCGGTTCCAAGCGAACCTTCCGCCAACGATCCAACTTTGCCACCGCGAGCCCCATGA
- a CDS encoding twin-arginine translocase TatA/TatE family subunit has product MGIFDWKHWIIILVVVVLVFGTKKLKNLGSDVGETIKGFRKAMNDEESKPAEPQPPVQPMQPPQASTLHEPHTIDVQAHKVEEPIRKD; this is encoded by the coding sequence ATGGGCATTTTTGACTGGAAACACTGGATCATTATTTTGGTGGTCGTCGTGCTGGTATTCGGCACCAAAAAGCTCAAAAACCTGGGCTCGGACGTCGGCGAGACGATCAAGGGCTTTCGCAAAGCCATGAATGATGAAGAATCCAAGCCCGCAGAGCCGCAGCCACCAGTGCAACCAATGCAGCCGCCTCAAGCATCCACATTGCATGAGCCTCACACCATCGACGTGCAAGCGCACAAAGTCGAAGAGCCCATCCGTAAAGACTAG
- a CDS encoding phosphoribosyl-ATP diphosphatase has translation MNDTLARLAEVLESRKGAAADSSYVASLYHKGLNKILEKVGEESVETIIAAKDAAVSGDCSDVIYETADLWFHSMVMLAALGQHPQAVLDELDRRFGLSGHAEKAARSAD, from the coding sequence ATGAATGACACTCTGGCCCGCCTGGCCGAGGTACTTGAATCACGCAAAGGCGCAGCAGCTGACAGCTCTTATGTCGCCAGCTTGTATCACAAGGGCTTGAACAAGATTCTGGAAAAGGTCGGTGAAGAATCGGTCGAAACCATAATCGCAGCTAAAGATGCCGCCGTAAGCGGTGATTGCAGCGATGTCATTTACGAAACCGCAGACCTGTGGTTTCACAGCATGGTTATGCTCGCCGCCTTAGGCCAGCACCCCCAGGCAGTGTTGGATGAGCTGGATCGCCGTTTTGGATTGTCCGGACACGCGGAAAAAGCCGCACGCTCAGCCGATTAA
- the hisI gene encoding phosphoribosyl-AMP cyclohydrolase, translated as MKDWLDDIKWDRDDLVPAIAQHYKTGRVLMMAWMNREALSLTIAENRAIYWSRSRGKLWRKGEESGHVQILHELRLDCDADVLILMVEQVGDIACHTGRESCFYRVYEDAGWKVVDPVIKDPHAIYQAGHTHE; from the coding sequence ATGAAAGACTGGCTAGACGACATAAAGTGGGACCGCGACGACCTGGTGCCTGCAATCGCCCAACATTACAAAACCGGCCGCGTGCTGATGATGGCCTGGATGAACCGCGAAGCCCTCAGTTTGACCATCGCCGAGAATCGAGCCATTTACTGGTCGCGTTCCCGTGGCAAACTCTGGCGCAAAGGTGAAGAATCGGGACATGTACAGATACTTCATGAACTGCGTCTTGATTGCGACGCTGACGTGTTGATTCTAATGGTTGAACAGGTTGGTGACATCGCCTGTCACACGGGGCGTGAAAGCTGTTTTTACCGCGTCTATGAAGACGCCGGCTGGAAAGTCGTCGACCCGGTTATAAAAGACCCTCACGCCATCTATCAGGCAGGACACACACATGAATGA
- the ubiB gene encoding ubiquinone biosynthesis regulatory protein kinase UbiB, with translation MKLLAVRRLFRIQRVVIRYRLDDLLFALPLPWWMLALRYVMPWRWFPRRTLKLSRGARLRLALQDLGPIFIKFGQLLSTRRDLLPEDIADELMRLQDRVPPFDSQQAVDLIEQQLGAKISAVFSRFDVAPLASASVAQVHAARLKTGEEVVVKVVRPGLKPIISQDLAWLFILARIAERLSADARLLHPVDVVSDYEKTIYDELDLLREAANSSQLKRNFEGSALLYVPQVYWDWCRPKVLVMERIYGVQVTDLATLADQRTDMKLLAERGVEIFFTQVFRDSFFHADMHPGNIFVSTVNPWSPQYIAIDCGIVGSLTPEDQDYLARNLFAFFKRDYRRVAQLHIDSGWVPAETKLNEFEAAIRTVCEPIFEKPLKDISFGQVLMRLFQTARRFNMEVQPQLVLLQKTLLNIEGLGRQLYPELDLWKTAQPFLERWMRERVSPKTLLHNLQSQVEQIPHLAGMTRDLLERMSQPHAFDPPAPWRERPTRSGDGWALRLLGAVLLAGGAVLASTLTTGGSAMLALAAWPAWTMLVAGLYLVVRR, from the coding sequence ATGAAGCTGCTCGCCGTCCGCCGTTTATTTCGTATCCAACGCGTGGTTATCCGCTACCGTCTTGATGACTTACTCTTCGCGCTACCGCTGCCATGGTGGATGCTTGCCTTGCGCTACGTCATGCCGTGGCGTTGGTTCCCGCGCAGAACCCTGAAGCTGAGCCGAGGCGCGCGCTTGCGTTTGGCCTTACAAGACCTCGGGCCGATCTTCATCAAGTTCGGTCAATTGCTCTCTACCCGCCGCGATCTGCTTCCAGAAGACATTGCCGACGAGTTGATGCGTCTACAGGACCGGGTGCCACCTTTCGACTCTCAGCAAGCAGTTGACCTGATCGAGCAACAGCTAGGCGCTAAAATCAGCGCCGTGTTCAGTCGCTTCGACGTCGCACCGCTAGCCTCAGCGTCGGTGGCGCAAGTTCACGCTGCGCGACTTAAAACCGGTGAAGAGGTGGTGGTCAAGGTTGTGCGACCCGGCCTGAAACCGATCATCAGCCAAGACCTGGCGTGGCTGTTCATTTTGGCGCGAATTGCCGAGCGGCTTTCGGCCGACGCGCGCTTACTGCATCCGGTAGACGTGGTCAGCGACTACGAAAAAACCATCTACGACGAACTCGACCTGTTACGCGAAGCAGCCAACTCGAGCCAGCTCAAGCGCAACTTCGAAGGCTCGGCGCTGCTATACGTGCCACAAGTTTATTGGGACTGGTGCCGCCCGAAAGTGCTGGTGATGGAGCGGATCTACGGAGTTCAAGTCACCGATCTGGCTACCTTGGCCGATCAACGCACCGACATGAAATTACTGGCCGAGCGCGGGGTTGAAATTTTCTTCACTCAGGTGTTTCGCGACAGCTTCTTTCACGCTGACATGCATCCCGGCAACATTTTCGTCAGCACCGTAAATCCATGGAGCCCACAATACATTGCTATTGACTGTGGCATCGTCGGCAGCTTGACCCCCGAGGATCAGGACTACTTGGCGCGCAATTTGTTTGCGTTCTTCAAACGCGACTATCGGCGCGTGGCGCAATTGCACATCGACTCTGGATGGGTGCCGGCGGAGACTAAACTCAATGAATTCGAAGCCGCGATTCGAACTGTGTGCGAGCCGATTTTCGAGAAACCGCTGAAGGATATTTCGTTCGGCCAGGTTCTTATGCGCTTGTTCCAGACCGCACGTCGTTTCAATATGGAAGTCCAGCCGCAACTGGTGCTACTGCAAAAAACTCTGCTCAACATTGAAGGCTTAGGCCGACAGCTGTACCCGGAACTGGATCTATGGAAAACCGCACAACCGTTTCTGGAGCGTTGGATGCGTGAACGCGTCAGCCCAAAAACCTTACTGCATAACCTTCAATCGCAGGTCGAGCAGATACCGCACTTGGCGGGCATGACCCGTGACCTGCTCGAGCGTATGTCTCAGCCCCACGCTTTCGACCCGCCTGCGCCTTGGCGCGAGCGACCTACACGGAGCGGGGATGGCTGGGCGCTAAGGCTGCTCGGCGCGGTGTTGTTGGCAGGCGGCGCGGTGTTGGCCTCGACCCTGACGACCGGCGGCAGCGCAATGCTAGCATTGGCCGCCTGGCCCGCGTGGACGATGCTGGTCGCCGGCTTGTATCTGGTCGTGCGTCGATAG
- a CDS encoding ubiquinone biosynthesis accessory factor UbiJ, with amino-acid sequence MILRGLLASVEHGINRVLRMDSTALPRLARLTGKVIAVDCRSPSLSLFILPSNEGLMLATHWEAAADCTLRAPASTLLRLAMTQDKTAVLHGPDVELDGDSAVLLELVGVLQDLELDWEYELSRWLGPIASPLLNGHLRNSARWTRDSVTNLTHNLADYLNEESRTLVGHREAQARFAELDQTKQDLERLEARFERLALLLKPSDNA; translated from the coding sequence ATGATACTCAGGGGCTTGCTCGCTAGCGTCGAACACGGCATCAACCGTGTGCTACGGATGGATAGCACCGCCTTGCCACGTCTGGCACGTCTGACGGGCAAAGTGATTGCGGTCGATTGCCGTAGTCCCTCGTTGTCGCTGTTCATTTTGCCCAGCAACGAAGGTTTGATGCTGGCAACCCATTGGGAAGCCGCAGCCGACTGCACCCTTCGGGCACCAGCATCGACGCTGCTGCGCTTGGCGATGACCCAGGATAAAACCGCCGTGCTGCATGGACCCGACGTTGAGTTGGACGGCGACAGCGCGGTGCTGCTGGAGTTGGTCGGCGTGTTGCAAGACCTTGAACTGGATTGGGAGTACGAACTCTCGCGCTGGCTCGGTCCTATTGCCAGCCCGCTACTCAACGGCCACCTGCGTAATAGTGCTCGCTGGACCCGCGACAGCGTGACAAACCTGACGCACAACCTTGCCGACTACCTTAATGAAGAGTCACGCACATTAGTCGGTCACCGCGAAGCCCAAGCGCGCTTTGCCGAATTAGACCAAACCAAGCAAGACCTTGAACGTCTCGAGGCGCGTTTCGAGCGCCTTGCCCTCCTCCTCAAACCCAGCGATAACGCATGA
- the ubiE gene encoding bifunctional demethylmenaquinone methyltransferase/2-methoxy-6-polyprenyl-1,4-benzoquinol methylase UbiE has protein sequence MNDQRKGSDAEPTTHFGFKNVPESQKAEKVAEVFHSVAAKYDLMNDLLSGGMHRLWKRFAIELSGVRTGNRVLDIAGGTGDLTKKFSHLVGPTGEVVLADINASMLKVGRDRLLDLGVAGNVKFVQADAEKLPFPDNHFDCVTIAFGLRNVTHKEDALRSMLRVLKPGGRLLVLEFSKPTNKLMSKAYDAYSFAFMPLMGKLITNDSESYRYLAESIRMHPNQETLKSMMVEAGFDRVTYHNMTAGIVALHRGIKP, from the coding sequence ATGAATGATCAGCGCAAAGGCAGCGATGCCGAACCCACCACTCACTTCGGCTTCAAAAACGTGCCGGAAAGCCAGAAAGCGGAGAAGGTTGCCGAGGTTTTTCACTCCGTAGCGGCCAAATACGACCTGATGAACGACCTACTGTCCGGTGGCATGCACCGGTTATGGAAGCGTTTTGCCATCGAGTTGTCTGGCGTCAGGACTGGGAATCGAGTGCTGGATATCGCGGGTGGCACCGGCGATCTGACGAAAAAATTCTCACACTTGGTCGGGCCGACAGGCGAAGTCGTGTTGGCCGACATCAATGCCTCGATGCTTAAGGTCGGTCGCGACCGGTTGCTTGATCTGGGCGTGGCCGGCAACGTCAAGTTCGTCCAGGCAGACGCGGAAAAACTGCCGTTCCCCGACAATCATTTTGACTGCGTGACCATCGCGTTCGGCTTGCGAAACGTGACCCATAAAGAAGACGCGCTGCGCTCGATGCTTCGGGTGCTCAAACCCGGTGGTCGCCTTTTAGTCCTGGAATTTTCCAAACCGACTAACAAGCTGATGTCCAAAGCCTACGACGCGTACTCGTTTGCTTTCATGCCGTTGATGGGCAAGTTGATTACCAACGACTCGGAAAGTTACCGCTATCTGGCAGAGTCGATTCGCATGCATCCGAATCAGGAAACCCTTAAATCGATGATGGTAGAAGCCGGCTTTGATCGTGTGACGTATCACAACATGACCGCAGGCATTGTTGCCCTGCATCGTGGCATCAAGCCCTGA
- a CDS encoding polyhydroxyalkanoic acid system family protein, which produces MARISVERAHDLGREAAKQKAEILVKKLAEKYSVEPKWSGDTVKLAGSGVSGTVSVFDEWIKVEVEVGFLMSAFSGTIKSEIEKALDKVLV; this is translated from the coding sequence ATGGCCCGAATTAGCGTTGAGCGTGCCCACGACCTGGGTCGTGAGGCAGCAAAACAGAAAGCCGAAATACTGGTTAAGAAGCTGGCCGAAAAATACTCGGTAGAGCCAAAGTGGTCAGGCGATACCGTCAAACTTGCGGGTTCGGGCGTCAGCGGCACGGTAAGTGTGTTTGATGAATGGATTAAAGTTGAGGTTGAAGTCGGCTTCTTGATGTCCGCGTTCAGCGGCACGATCAAGAGTGAAATCGAAAAAGCGTTAGATAAAGTGTTGGTGTGA
- a CDS encoding phasin family protein produces the protein MAKVTLKKKVEAEQATGLSEVKLYARKIWLAGLGAYSKAGFEGAEYVKDLIKTGEGVEREGKKVVNEQIEAANSEIDTVKSEVKGLKGELEVQFEKVEHAFDSRVSRALNRFGIASKHDVQRLSAKLDGLTALLERVARKQ, from the coding sequence ATGGCCAAAGTAACCTTGAAAAAGAAAGTCGAAGCCGAACAGGCGACCGGCCTTTCCGAAGTAAAACTGTATGCCCGCAAAATTTGGCTGGCTGGCTTGGGCGCCTACTCCAAGGCTGGTTTTGAGGGCGCGGAATACGTCAAAGATCTGATCAAAACCGGTGAAGGGGTCGAGCGCGAAGGCAAGAAAGTGGTTAATGAACAGATCGAAGCGGCCAACAGTGAGATTGATACCGTAAAAAGTGAAGTGAAAGGTTTGAAGGGCGAACTCGAAGTTCAATTCGAGAAAGTCGAGCATGCTTTTGACAGTCGTGTCTCGCGGGCCTTGAATCGCTTCGGAATTGCGTCTAAACATGATGTTCAGAGGCTGTCTGCTAAGCTCGACGGGCTGACGGCATTGCTTGAACGCGTTGCGCGTAAACAATAA
- a CDS encoding phasin family protein, protein MAGKKKIEKEGSSWIGEVEKYSRQIWLAGLGAYSKISNDGSKLFETLVKDGEKAEKQTKNGVDKQVDAAKATAKTAKSRVGDVKDLAMGKWSELEGAFDKRLNSAISRLGVPSRNEVKALHSKVDLLTRQIEKLTGAAVAPASRAAATKPVVTKAAAKPAAKPVAKAPAKIAAAKPATKPVPAKPVAAKAAAKPAAKAVTAKAAAKPAAAKKPPTPKAATPKPAAKPATTSAPSASTAPAANPAPATTPASPPASQS, encoded by the coding sequence ATGGCTGGCAAAAAGAAAATCGAAAAAGAAGGCAGCTCGTGGATTGGCGAGGTTGAGAAATACTCACGCCAAATCTGGCTAGCTGGTTTAGGCGCTTACTCCAAGATCAGCAATGACGGAAGTAAGCTTTTCGAAACGCTTGTGAAGGACGGCGAGAAGGCTGAAAAGCAAACCAAGAACGGCGTCGACAAGCAAGTTGACGCTGCCAAGGCAACCGCTAAAACGGCAAAATCCCGTGTCGGCGATGTCAAAGACCTGGCGATGGGCAAGTGGAGCGAGCTTGAAGGTGCGTTCGACAAGCGCCTCAATAGCGCGATTTCTCGCCTGGGTGTACCGAGCCGTAACGAAGTCAAAGCGCTGCACAGCAAGGTCGATTTGTTGACCCGGCAGATTGAGAAGTTGACGGGTGCGGCGGTGGCCCCCGCGTCGAGAGCGGCTGCGACAAAACCGGTTGTTACTAAGGCAGCGGCAAAACCTGCGGCCAAGCCAGTGGCCAAAGCACCGGCCAAAATTGCAGCGGCCAAGCCCGCCACTAAACCTGTTCCGGCTAAGCCTGTAGCTGCCAAAGCTGCAGCTAAACCGGCTGCTAAAGCAGTAACGGCCAAGGCAGCAGCAAAACCGGCAGCCGCAAAAAAGCCTCCAACGCCAAAAGCGGCAACGCCCAAGCCTGCGGCTAAACCGGCTACAACCTCAGCCCCGAGCGCTTCAACCGCCCCGGCAGCAAATCCTGCGCCAGCCACGACCCCCGCGTCGCCGCCAGCCAGCCAGTCCTGA
- a CDS encoding TetR/AcrR family transcriptional regulator yields the protein MKTRDRILDCALYLFNQQGEPNVSTLGIANEMGISPGNLYYHFHGKEPLVLDLFERFQAELTPLLYPPANAQLAPEDYWLFLHLIVEHLSHYRFLFQDLSNLAGRLPKLARGIRNLLNALKRTLASLLAQLKAQGQMVSDTQALGQLLEQISMTLLFSLDYQRILGKEGQVRVVVYQIMMLVAPHLIAGSREAVEDGAKRYLER from the coding sequence ATGAAAACCCGCGACCGTATCCTTGATTGTGCCCTGTACCTGTTCAATCAACAGGGTGAACCCAACGTTTCGACCTTGGGGATTGCCAACGAAATGGGCATCAGCCCTGGAAATCTCTACTACCACTTTCACGGTAAGGAACCGTTAGTGCTGGACCTGTTCGAGCGCTTTCAAGCCGAACTCACCCCCCTGCTCTATCCTCCGGCCAACGCACAGTTGGCGCCGGAAGATTATTGGCTATTCCTGCACTTGATCGTCGAACATTTGTCGCACTACCGCTTCTTGTTCCAAGACCTGTCCAACCTCGCCGGTCGCCTGCCAAAACTGGCACGCGGCATCCGCAACTTGCTCAACGCCCTCAAGCGCACATTGGCGTCGTTGCTCGCCCAGCTAAAAGCTCAAGGGCAAATGGTCAGCGACACCCAAGCACTGGGGCAACTGCTCGAACAAATCAGCATGACCCTGCTGTTCTCGCTGGATTACCAGCGGATCTTGGGTAAGGAAGGGCAAGTTCGGGTGGTGGTTTATCAGATCATGATGCTGGTGGCGCCGCATTTGATTGCGGGGTCGAGGGAGGCGGTTGAAGACGGGGCAAAACGGTATTTGGAGCGGTAG